Genomic DNA from Clavibacter michiganensis:
CACGACCCCGCGTACGCGTGGGCGCTCATCCGCGCGATCCTCGACGACCGCGACGCCGACGTCGACGAGACCTCGCTCGGAGCCACCGCCCGCGGCCAGCGCCAGCCGGGCGTGGAGATCGCGACCGTCGTCGGATCCCACGTGCTCTCCGGCGAGCAGTCGAACACGTCGATCATCTACGACATGGTCTCGGCCGACGGCCACGCCGTGAACCCGATGATCGTCAAGGTCTTCCGCGCGCTGCACCACGGCGAGAACCCGGACGTCGTGCTCCAGTCCGCCATCGCGGGCGCCGGATCCCGGCTCGTGCCCCAGACCATGGGCAGCGTGCTCGCCGAGTGGAGCGACTCCGGCCGCGAGGAGGGCCGCGCCATCGGGCACGTCGCCTTCGCGCAGGAGTTCCTGCCCGGCGTGACCGACGCGTGGCGGGTCGCGCTCCGCGCCGCCGAGGCCGACGCCGACTTCCAGGCCGAGGCCCGCGCGCTCGGCGAGGCCACGGCCGACGTGCACGCCACGCTCGCCGCCGCGCTCCCCACCGTCGAGGCAACGCCCGACGTGATCGAGGGGATCATGGTCAGCTTCCGCCGCCGCCACGCGACGGCCGAGCGCGAGGTCCCCGAGATCGCCGCCTTCCACGACGCCATCGCGAGCGTGTACGACGCCGCCGAGAAGGGCGAGTGGCCGAAGCTGCAGCGCATCCACGGCGACTACCACCTGGGCCAGGTGCTCTCGGTGCCGAACCGCGGCTGGGTGCTCCTCGACTTCGAGGGCGAGCCGCTCCGGCCGATGCACGAGCGGTCGCTCCCCGACGTCACGCTCCGCGACGTGGCCGGCATGCTCCGCTCGTTCGACTACGTCGCCGGCTCCTACGCGCTCGCGCACCCCGGCAAGTCGGCCGCGACATGGGCGTCCGCGGCCCGCCGCGCGTTCGTCGACGGCTACATCGCCCGCTCCGGCACCGACCTCCGCGCGAACCGGGCCCTGCTCGACGCGTTCGAGATCGACAAGGCCGTGTACGAGGCGATCTACGAGGTCCGCAACCGGCCCGGCTGGCTGTCGATCCCGCTTCAGGCCGTCGCGCGCCTCGCCACCCGCTCGAGCACGCTCGGCGCGGTGACCACGCCGGGCGCGACCGGACCGCGCGAGGCCGGGCCGATCACCTCCTGACCGCGCGCTCGCACCCGGAGCCAAGAGCAGCTCGACCGACCTGTGCTCTTCTGGCGCGCGAACGTCGGATCGCCTCTATCTTCCACGAGTGGCGACCACGCCGCAGGGAGCGGCATCCCGTGGTCGCCGAGAAGAGGCGCTCGCCTCCAGCGTCGCTGCTACCTGCGGCTCGCGGGAACCGGATTCGCCGGTGCAGGCGGCGTGATGACGGGGAACTGGCTCGCTGTCCTCGGGGCGGCGTTCAACGGAGGAGAAGCACTCGAGGGGGTGTGCAGTGATTTCTGGAACGCGACGTCGAGATTCAGGCACTGAGGGGAAGGGGCAGATGTTCGGACAGATCCTCCTCGCCCTCGTGGGCGTCGGATTGATCCTCTTGTCGATCCCGTACGGAGCGACTGACGCGGCGGGCAGCTGGTGGGGTGTCCTCGGTGGCGCGCTCATCGTCGTGGGTGCCGTGGTCGTCGCAGTCCGACGGCGACGCCCACGACCGGAGGAGTGACACGCGGAGGAGCCTCGGACGGCAGCAGGGCGCCGGACAGGGGCCATGCGCACCTTCGGACCGGATCGAAGGTGCGCATGCCCCCGTCGGTAGGCTGGCGGGATG
This window encodes:
- a CDS encoding LPXTG cell wall anchor domain-containing protein — its product is MFGQILLALVGVGLILLSIPYGATDAAGSWWGVLGGALIVVGAVVVAVRRRRPRPEE
- a CDS encoding maltokinase N-terminal cap-like domain-containing protein, with product MQHHDLSVIPDFLAAWMREQRWFASKGTEPRLERIGGWSFSDEGWFARIETHLIIDHGSAKPVLYQVPLTYRQAPLEELKPFHIGTTVEDDGVELHVYDGPHDPAYAWALIRAILDDRDADVDETSLGATARGQRQPGVEIATVVGSHVLSGEQSNTSIIYDMVSADGHAVNPMIVKVFRALHHGENPDVVLQSAIAGAGSRLVPQTMGSVLAEWSDSGREEGRAIGHVAFAQEFLPGVTDAWRVALRAAEADADFQAEARALGEATADVHATLAAALPTVEATPDVIEGIMVSFRRRHATAEREVPEIAAFHDAIASVYDAAEKGEWPKLQRIHGDYHLGQVLSVPNRGWVLLDFEGEPLRPMHERSLPDVTLRDVAGMLRSFDYVAGSYALAHPGKSAATWASAARRAFVDGYIARSGTDLRANRALLDAFEIDKAVYEAIYEVRNRPGWLSIPLQAVARLATRSSTLGAVTTPGATGPREAGPITS